The segment gataaaagaagggaagCATGACCATGCTAAGAGCATGTTCAATGAAATGATTTCATCAGGACATAAACCTAGCGCAATCACATATACTGTATTCATTAGCTCATACTGCAAGATAGGTCGAATAGAGGAGGCTGGGCATCTAATTGGGGAAATGGAAAGAAATGGTGTCGCACCTGATGTGGTAACCTATAATGTATTCATTAATGGTTGTGGGCATATGGGTTATATGGATTGTGCATTTTCTACCTTGAAGCGCATGATAGATGCATCATGTGAGCCAAATTACTGGACTTATTGGCTTTTGCTCAAGCATTTTCTAAAAATGAGTTTGGCTAATGCTCATTATGTAGACACATCTGGCATGTGGAACTGGATCAAGCTGGACACAGTTTGGCAGCTTCTTGAAAGGATGGTGAAGCATGGCTTAAATCCTACAGCAGTGACATACAGTTCTATCATTGCAGGATTCTGCAAAGCAACACGTCTAGAAGAAGCATGTGTGCTTCTTGATCACATGCTTGGAAAAGATATATCTCCCAATGAAGAGATATACACAATGCTTATCAAGTGCTGTTGTGATATCAAGCTCTTTGAAAAGGCCGCATCATTTGTTACCAACATGATAGAATGTGGGTTTCAGCCTCATCTCGAGTCCTACCACTATCTTATTACAGGCCTCTGCGATGAGGGGGACTATGACAAGGCTAAAGCATTGTTCTGTGACTTGCTAGAAATGGACTATAATCATAATGAAGTTGCATGGAAAATTTTGAATGATGGCTTGCTGAAAGCTGGCCATGTGGATATTTGTTCACAGTTGCTGTCTGCTATGGAGAATAGACATTGTCGGATTGACTCTGAGACATATTCAATGGTGACAAATAACATTCATGAGGCTTCTGGCAGTGTGGTTAGTGAACTCAGAGGAGAAGCTGCCTGACCGATGGTAAATTTCATTGTATTCTTTCCCATGGTGGACAATTGTTCTCTATGAGCCAGGCTCAACATTTTGAAAACAGCAATTTCATCTGGGTCATCGGATATAATGGTTAGTGTTCCCACAGATCATGTGGGAGTATGCTTATCACACCATATTTTATCAAAATGCTTTTTGCCTCAAAACTGGAACTGACATAGCTCTTTCTTCCTTTTTGTTCATGATGACAGCATTTTACCTTCTGTATCAAATGCAGTGTATGAGAGCTACATGTGTGCACCACTTGTAGGCCAGAACAGGATGCAGCACGCGCTGCTCGGCCTGGCTCATCTGACCTACTCTGCGTCACCGGTCCCGAGGCTGACGCAGCACGCCAGCACCACCAGACTGCTGAATTTGAAGGGCTACAGTGAGACGTTGCTCCGGACGGCATGAGAGGATTGCAGGACGGCCCTCGGCCCTGCGCCAAATAGGGAGACGATGATCATCTCGATCTGTCGCAGCGCTGCTGGGTTCGCCAAAGACGTGAGGATGCCCGGATCAATTAAACTACCATGACTGAACTAACCATGCTTATACAAACTAATGTTTTTCTGTGTTTCCTCAACGGTCCACGCATTTTAGCGCAGAGGAACCACAGTAAACCTCCTATGCCACTCTATATTTTATTACCTTCTGCTGCACAAGCTAAACCTCCTATGCCACTCTAGATTTTATTACCTTCTGCTGCACAAGCTAGATACTTCTTGCTTTGTTGTAGCCATATGCAGTGCGAgggtagtactccctccattctacatgttttagcttttctaggtacattatttattatgtatttggACATAATGTATATCTAAATATATAGCAAAAGCTCTATATCTAGaaaaagccaaaacgtcttaaaaatttggaatggagagtGTATTGGAGAGTGTGACTGAACTGTCATTTCTTCCTTTAACAAAAAGGAGAACGAGTGGGTATTACCTTGTACATCACAAACACGAGAAATTTTTTTTTCCTCATTTGCACCTACAAATATAATTGGAGAAATTGACCCATCCTTAGgaagaattttttttaattaaggTTACCATTGCTACGGTATACTCATGGCAAATTAAGGGTTACCATTGCTACGGTATACTCATGGAGATAATGCATATAGAAACTCCTGCCAAGCTTCCAATAACTAGGATGCACGGATGGTACTTCAGATTAACATTGCGTTGAAAAGCCGCCACGATCATAGGAGGTGAAAAATTGATGCAACGAACTTCACATTAATAACCTTTTTGGTAGCAACACAAAGATAACATGAAATTCATCCGAGTTATGAAACAATATGAAAATCATCTGGGAACACCAAAGCACAGCAAAGGTCCCTTCAAACCATTGCTCCATGAATGAAACATGGCATCTATTGATCTATAGATGCAGTGAATATATCATTAGAACTTTCAGCATTAACATCGTTTAGTTACAAGAGAGTTATAAAGCCGTCCAAGGAATATGCCAACGCAAGACCTGAGTGGTTGCATGGGGGCGCAAGTTGTTCTCCGGCTAAGCCTTAACGTCTCTGCGCACATTCCACGGCATTGCTTCTTCGTTTCTAGCAAAACAAAATGGCTAGAACTTGAACAGCGAGCTAAAATTGCAGTGTTCCACCGTAATGCTGGCTGACAGAATCCTACAAAATGATTGCACAGTTAGATGCCATAATAAAGTCTTATGTATTCCGTCAATCAAATAATAAAGTATTGTATTCCATGATGAAAATAATAAGTCCTGCATACGTAGATCACTGTTTGCTTCTATCAGAGGAGAAAAAACAAGTATTCGGTAATCAAATAGTCAGATGAGGTGAAGGGCAAAAGCCTGTCCAAGTTGATCAACCGATAACAAGGCAGAGAAATGAAGTGGATAGGAACTCCAGAATGCATGGAACGACTGGAATTAGAGATATAAACATGAGATCGGCTCTCAACTATGACATCAGCATGTATTGGGAGGGGTAGAGGTGGAAAATAGTTGAATTTCCACTCCTATTAACATGTATTGAGAAGGAATGGGTTTATCCAAACAGGCCTTGAAGTTGGTGAAACAACATAGCAGGATGCAAAGGTATATGAATGCAACAAGTTATATCATACAGGTACGTCAAAGAATAACTAGATGTGTAGAATTTTACCTGTAGGAAAGGAAGGATGCTATCATGTAGTTCCAGAAAAAACTCTGATGCTGATGAGAATCTGGAAACGATAGAACAATAATTTTCATCATGACTCAAAACATATTTATTGGTTTGGTTAATGCAGCTATTGAGATTTTGGTCTGCAAGAAATAGCTTTCTATCTAGTGATTCTTACCTTTTCAGAAGGCAAAAACATTTGTAGAGCTCTTCAATATCATCTTCAACTTTCAGTTGTATGTAGTGTCTaagaagctcggagaggcatgCATGAGTTTCATTCCATTCTTCACTACCTGAGTTAGGACACAAAGGTAGGAACGAAGCTACAGGCTCTAGAACAGAAGACAATGGTCTTTGACAGCTGGAATCTGTGTGTTGCTCTGCAATTACATTCAAAATCAGGCAACTGCTAACTCTAAACTGTTCAATCCATTTTTGAGAACTTCCTGGTGGGAGAAAAGTCCTCGGGTTTTCTGGATcatcagctccaccatcaataggAGATCTATTTTCAGCTCTAACAACATTAAGTGATTTACTTTCAGATACATTGGAAGTGCTGCATGCAGGATCTCCTGACCTATGTAATGGAAGCGCACTAAACAAATCAGCCTTCACATCTTCAGGTAATTCCTGCAGAACTGTTAGATCTGCCTGGCTTAGCGAATCAGGCATCAAATCAAGCTGTGTAACACTTTTTGTTGTTTTCTCAGCTAATGCGCTAGCTCTTGAGCATGAAGCATTATTGGCTGCTTTAGATTCTGATAGCTGTTCCTCAGATTTTCCCTATGGGGGTAACGGTAAAATTAGAATAGTGTGCAACAGGTTCAAAATATTAAGATAAAGAGGTAACATAACTAAATTGTGTGCTTGCGCTTTGTTTAAAAACTTCCAGCACTACTTTGTTTCCAGTGACAAAGCTCACCTTAGTATGTTCCTCCTCTGAATGCATGGAGTCTTCGTGGTCTCTGTATCCGTGAAGCTTTGCATCACCAGGTACAGAATCACAAGTAACTGCTGGCAGAGCAAGAGATTTTGAACTATTTCCCTTGCCCTTATCACTATTGAGGGTGTCCACAAGACCTTGTAATTCTCCCTTGTACATTTCATTCATTTCAGATATTATCTCTGGGGGAAGGTTCTTCAGGACCTCCAAATCAAGTTGGGATAATGGAGGCAGCTCGATATTGTGAACTACAGTAGACCTATCACTTCTAACGTTCACTTCTGCTGTATGTGATGGTCCAGATCTTCTCAAATCCTGCAGTCGACTAGTCCCTACAGAAGCTCCAAGCAGTCAATTCTCACTGAACAGAACACAGTGAACACTATGAAACATAGCTTTGCATGATAGCAGTAGTTGCCCAATACCTGCAACATCAACATTCCCCTGCATCTCACTGTGGTGTTTCTTGAGCTTGACAGCTGGTGAAGCAAGCCATGATTCAAGCATATTTCCTTGAGGTGCTTCATTGGAAAATAAGAACCAATAAGAACCATTAGGATCAAGGAGCTAAGTGCATACAAAATATGTCAAGTGCCAGAAACAGAAGCAGAGGCAGCTATGAagattttttccttttcttttttttttggaagggGGGAGGGGGGATATCTACTGCTTTACCTTACTTAGGGAGGACAGTGCTTGCTTATTGTCGAGATACTTCCTTattaaatattattttagcATGGAAGCACTTGAGAACCAAAGGGCCAATATGTAAACTGTAAGAACTGTTGACTTTTGCATCAACGTACAGCATATGCGTCTTTTGATATTATTTTATTTCAGGCAATGAGGCAATATTAAACTAGTGTTTCCTTTATAAGAAAAGAAAGGGGATATGGCGGTGGACCGGTGGTTCTAGCATATGCATATCTAGGTTTCATCAATCAAATCCTTAAGTTGCTCTCAGCAATCAAGACACTGCTCTGTCTCTAAAAAGTAATAGTTCCTTCAGCTAGCATCAGTCTGAAAAGTAGTGCACCTTATACTTAGCATTCAGATTCAGCTGTTGTTACTGTTAAGTTTTAAGACATACTTTGCTCTGAAATGCCTATAATAAGATGAAAATGCACAAACAGCACaccttttattattttatagaAACAATGCTGCTTATTTATCACATCCACTAGACCACTATGGAAATCCGAAAAGTATTTTTACACCAAACCACATGGGGATAGAAATAATAAGGAAATAGAAAGAATCCAAATAGCAAAAGATACCTCCCCGACCCAAAtctgcatgctcaagctttgaCAGTGACAGTCCAATTCCACGAACTTCCTTCACATCTGGGATGTGAGATTGCACAATTTAGTTATCAACACAGTATTGATGGAATGTTCATTAAAGGTCTGCAGCACATAAGGTGCATATAAGATATGGAAGAAAAATATATTGAATTTACCAAGACGGAGAGCTGAAAATAATTGTTTTGCAATTCGCTGAAGAGTGATAAAACTGTCAGTTGCACCTGCAATCTTTGAGACAGTACAGAGTAGTAAAGATTAGAATAGAAATCAAAAGAATGCACAATACACCTGGTAACATATCACATTTTTTGCATCATGGAAATTTAGAAGCAAATAATGCATATAAGAATGCGCACTTCATACTCATAATACAGGATAAACACTTAGCCTATGCATCATCACAATTACATACAATGATAACTTGATACACAACTACTAAAACGCTAAGGATATGTACTACTGTGCTCCCCTAAAAAAATTAAGTTCATATGCACCAGTGAACCCCATACCGTCATAGAACGACTCGTGGTTTCACAATCACCACATCCCATATACTTTATTGGTTCCCCAGCACCTTCCCTTCTTGTTTTCACCTTCAAGGCAAACATTCAGTTGATACCTAACTATTTTTTGTACAGATGAGTGAAAGAAAAGTATGTAGTCAATAGAAAGTAGAAACAACCTTAAGAGTAACAGTACGTCCCTGAACTCCACACCCCTGCAAGCGTAGAGAAACCTCCTTACAGAGATTGGTAAGAAAATGCTCAGCCTGCAACAAACATAGAAGTGATCAAATCACACATGAATTATGAAAAGGCTAGTGCTACAATGATACAGAACAGAGAAACAGAAAGGACCCACATCTTTGTTGTCATTAAATCTGACTCCCCAGTTGATTTCAGCACCCACAGATTTTGTTTCCTGCATTGTGTGCAGAGGACAATACTTTAGTAGAGCAACTAATTAgtatcactaaacttattatcACCATATTGCCTTCCAAAGGGCTGGATGAGATGTTAgaacaaaaaaacaaaatattaTAACAACAAACAAATACCCTTCACACTGATGCTGGAGTCCCACATACCCAGAAGCATACTCTCCATCAATTTAAAATTTAATACCGATCATGAGGGGAAAAGGATATAATTCTATCAAGGTATGTTCAACTAATGAGCCAACAATACACAAAAGATGACATGCTTAATTCTGCAACCTGAACACAGAACTAACATGGAACTACAAGCTCCCAAATTATTATACATTGACAAAAGAGCAAATAGACCCACTAGCCCAACCTGCAGTTCCCAACAAACCACAGTCCACAGGTGTTCCTCTATACCATTATCATTCTATTTTAGTACATTCATCCTGCATACAGGATGTAGTCCACAACCATGCTGAGCTGAACAACTGATCCTGGTGCTATCCTCCTACCTAACATAGAAGCCAGGTGTTCAAATCTTCATTCCCGCACTTTTTCCTCAGCAATTACCAAAACTTTTCCACTTGGCAGCACTTTGTATGTGTATGCGTTAAGGCAACCGAAATGCCTTGATTAAAACTGGACGGTTCAAATTGTTATTTCTGAATCTATTTCTTCGATGTTCTTGGGAGCATGAGCAGATCAGTAGAGCTGCCTGCTCCAGGTATTTACATCCCATACACCAGTTGAGCGCAGTTTTCAGTAAAACAAAATAGGCACAGGCACTCACAACTGAAGCAATGGCTGAGATGCTCTTTTTTGTACCTGAACAGATCCAACAACTGAATGATCAATTCCTCTACAATAATTCCATAAAAGATCACCAGTCTTTTTTCCAAAGTCCTTGTGGAGGGCATCCTACAAAAGAAGCACTGGCATATAATAACCATATTTGGAGaggcagttgagaaaacatCAATATTCATCTAGACAAGAAATTATATATAATCCTAAAGAATGTGGTTGGCATTATGTGACCATCACACAGTATATGACCTAGACGATGTACTTATGACTTGTAAACAAAACAATTTTATTCTGCATTAGTAAATGCATTTAAAGTCAAGACTGGAACACAACTCTTTCCACGAGGAAAGGGGGCTGCTTTATGTTACACTACACAAATAGCGCCGACGAACCTTTGGAACATTGCGAAGTTGGCCACAATATTCAATTTCTTTGCTTTTCAGTTTAGATGAAACCGTATGACCAATACCAGGAAGTGCTTTGATAGAGAGACTACTCAAATAATCATCAGCCTGTAAGAGATACATGTTGCAGTCAGTAAATCGCATGTCCCTAACTCCTTATGAAGATTATGATATCAACTTATTAAGTAAGACAAGCTACAGCCATGTAGTACAAAGTACATCCTTTTAGAGGGAGTGGCACCACTAGTGATTTTCTTTAATCAGATAGGACTTCAAGGAATGACAAACAAAATTAGTAACTTAAttcaatacccaacaagctcatAACCAACTCCCAGAAATAATATAACTAATTCAACAGTCAATATTTCATAGAGATATTTGAACAATATAGACAtgatatccaaacatcccagctTATTTTTCAGGTCTCTTGGGAACAGAAGAATGTTGCAGGCAGTGTATTTTCTTCACCATTCCTGGGTCAGTACTCTTTTTTTCAGATGGGGCCTTAAGTAAGACTCAGCTAAATAGCCATTTAAGACCTTCTAGGCTCTAGGGTAGTTAAGCAGATTTAATATACCTAAGAAACTATTACAGATAAGATCTTACATATATCCTTGTTGCCTATATCAGGAGCTAACAGGACAATGATACCATAAGATTCAGTGTGTCCTAAGCTTGTTTAACTGTTCTAGAAAGCATTCATTAGCTGTGATGCTCTGTTTACATCAAAGGAATGAAAAAGTGACCAAATATTTGGTGCAATCATGAAAAAAAACCCTGAAACACATACCtagaaattttcaaaattttggaATGGTGCACATCCATAGTGCATTTATAGATGTACATTGTCACCCAAATGtaaaatcattttctaaaaaaccatatgaaaataacaaatttcaggTGCATATGTACTGTAAGACAATTTTGTCTTCTAGTGCACATGCACATGAATTTTGTTATATTCTTGTGAATTTTTGTAGACTGAGTTTGGAACTTTGAATCTCGACTTTTATGACAATGTACATCTATAGATGCGCTATGATGGGAatcatttcaaaaaaaaaaaagaattttgCAGGTATGTGTTTTCATGGTGATGCGGTTTGAGTTGAATATTTTCCTCAGAAAAATCCTATGGAAATCCTACATGCAATGAATATTCAGGTCCTCGTTCAAAATCACCTAGATGGAGCGGTTTGCATAAATATATAGAGATAACAGTGGGCACAGACATGCAGTTAGGACTTAGGAGCATGTCCATTAGCAACAGCATGCATATACCTTTTCAGAGGGAATAAAACATTGTCCATTCGGCTTTGCAGATCTGGTAGCTAACCGAGCTAGGAGCATGTTTTCAGCAATACCTGCACTAGCAGTACACTTTGTTGCATGAAAAATCTCACTTCTTATTCTCTGTGTTACTTCCTCAGGATTGTCATGTAAGCATTCAGTCATATCCAAAAAAGCTTCATCACAACTCAAAGCCTGAATTGTGGATAACATTGTCAGCACTGTAGGTGGAAATCAATAATAATCAAACTATGGGGATGTATCGCCAATGAAGATATGCTGTGTCAGCATGTATAGTCCTGGAGTGTACCTGAACCTTACTGCAATGTTTGTGCAAAGTACCATAGAACTGATCAGCAACCTACAAGAATTCGAGTCACTCAGATTCTCAAATTCAATTCAACAAAAGTAAAAGAGGAGTTAGCCATCAAATGGACTATCTTAAATTCTTAAAAAATATACCTCCTCATATGCATCAAAGTTATAAGGAACGATCATTAGGTGAGGGCACCGAGCTTTAGCATCTCTAACAAACATGCCAGCCTTTATCCCTGGAATGCACCAATGAGGATGCAACCTATGTTCAAATGTGTTCACATAAGAAAATTATGTCTCAATTAAAGGAAAGGAAAGTAACGGCACCATAATTTC is part of the Sorghum bicolor cultivar BTx623 chromosome 10, Sorghum_bicolor_NCBIv3, whole genome shotgun sequence genome and harbors:
- the LOC8063788 gene encoding DNA repair protein REV1 isoform X1 — translated: MSSTSSARRAPSSSAAAASSPGQKRARDEASSGSPSDPDPAKNPRRAFASSPFADFGSYMAAKNSKLAAQFDADASISGAAAGCLFAGVSIFVDGFTVPSSQELKEIMLNNGGRFVNYFSRHTVTHIVCSNLPDSKMKNLRAFSKGLPVVKPAWVVDSLAENRLLNCAPYQINQNSSSSRKQMKLSSFFSEKQNEMHHKGGQNNKNKDIEFQSSSAQEGSQYQSGDCESEASMDNVELSKDSLSSDEQKASASEERESRDFTVDEGEYDCETACSESRNDTDDNLGVPQSPDAKSRCSNLCSTSSTGSHVSLPLEKSAAKPSGRPHSTLTDPNFVENYFKYSRLHFIGTWRNRYRKRFSNLLEAKVIKSSADHSGKKKTIIHIDMDCFFVSVVIRNMPELHDKPVAVCHSDNPKGTAEISSANYPARNYGIKAGMFVRDAKARCPHLMIVPYNFDAYEEVADQFYGTLHKHCSKVQALSCDEAFLDMTECLHDNPEEVTQRIRSEIFHATKCTASAGIAENMLLARLATRSAKPNGQCFIPSEKADDYLSSLSIKALPGIGHTVSSKLKSKEIEYCGQLRNVPKDALHKDFGKKTGDLLWNYCRGIDHSVVGSVQETKSVGAEINWGVRFNDNKDAEHFLTNLCKEVSLRLQGCGVQGRTVTLKVKTRREGAGEPIKYMGCGDCETTSRSMTIAGATDSFITLQRIAKQLFSALRLDVKEVRGIGLSLSKLEHADLGRGAPQGNMLESWLASPAVKLKKHHSEMQGNVDVAGTSRLQDLRRSGPSHTAEVNVRSDRSTVVHNIELPPLSQLDLEVLKNLPPEIISEMNEMYKGELQGLVDTLNSDKGKGNSSKSLALPAVTCDSVPGDAKLHGYRDHEDSMHSEEEHTKGKSEEQLSESKAANNASCSRASALAEKTTKSVTQLDLMPDSLSQADLTVLQELPEDVKADLFSALPLHRSGDPACSTSNVSESKSLNVVRAENRSPIDGGADDPENPRTFLPPGSSQKWIEQFRVSSCLILNVIAEQHTDSSCQRPLSSVLEPVASFLPLCPNSGSEEWNETHACLSELLRHYIQLKVEDDIEELYKCFCLLKRFSSASEFFLELHDSILPFLQDSVSQHYGGTLQF
- the LOC8063788 gene encoding DNA repair protein REV1 isoform X2; amino-acid sequence: MSSTSSARRAPSSSAAAASSPGQKRARDEASSGSPSDPDPAKNPRRAFASSPFADFGSYMAAKNSKLAAQFDADASISGAAAGCLFAGVSIFVDGFTVPSSQELKEIMLNNGGRFVNYFSRHTVTHIVCSNLPDSKMKNLRAFSKGLPVVKPAWVVDSLAENRLLNCAPYQINQNSSSSRKQMKLSSFFSEKQNEMHHKGGQNNKNKDIEFQSSSAQEGSQYQSGDCESEASMDNVELSKDSLSSDEQKASASEERESRDFTVDEGEYDCETACSESRNDTDDNLGVPQSPDAKSRCSNLCSTSSTGSHVSLPLEKSAAKPSGRPHSTLTDPNFVENYFKYSRLHFIGTWRNRYRKRFSNLLEAKVIKSSADHSGKKKTIIHIDMDCFFVSVVIRNMPELHDKPVAVCHSDNPKGTAEISSANYPARNYGIKAGMFVRDAKARCPHLMIVPYNFDAYEEVADQFYGTLHKHCSKVQALSCDEAFLDMTECLHDNPEEVTQRIRSEIFHATKCTASAGIAENMLLARLATRSAKPNGQCFIPSEKDALHKDFGKKTGDLLWNYCRGIDHSVVGSVQETKSVGAEINWGVRFNDNKDAEHFLTNLCKEVSLRLQGCGVQGRTVTLKVKTRREGAGEPIKYMGCGDCETTSRSMTIAGATDSFITLQRIAKQLFSALRLDVKEVRGIGLSLSKLEHADLGRGAPQGNMLESWLASPAVKLKKHHSEMQGNVDVAGTSRLQDLRRSGPSHTAEVNVRSDRSTVVHNIELPPLSQLDLEVLKNLPPEIISEMNEMYKGELQGLVDTLNSDKGKGNSSKSLALPAVTCDSVPGDAKLHGYRDHEDSMHSEEEHTKGKSEEQLSESKAANNASCSRASALAEKTTKSVTQLDLMPDSLSQADLTVLQELPEDVKADLFSALPLHRSGDPACSTSNVSESKSLNVVRAENRSPIDGGADDPENPRTFLPPGSSQKWIEQFRVSSCLILNVIAEQHTDSSCQRPLSSVLEPVASFLPLCPNSGSEEWNETHACLSELLRHYIQLKVEDDIEELYKCFCLLKRFSSASEFFLELHDSILPFLQDSVSQHYGGTLQF